The genomic interval AAATTCTTATCTCCACAAAAAAAACGGGGTTTCACAGATCGAACACCATAACTTGGTCTCTACTATAAGAAAGGAGAACAATCAGATTGGTGTCTTTTTGTGATAGTGATTATGTGGGAGGTCCAGATGATAGGAAAAACTTTAGGATATGATTTTCTCTTAGATTCAACGGTTGTTCCATAGATTTTGAAGAAGCGATCAATTGTTACTTTATCAACCATTTAAGCTGAACTTGTTGCAGCAACTTCATGTGAATGTCAAGCTATTTGGTTGAAAAAAATTCTTGAAGAGCTTAAATTCAAGAACATGATCCTATtgcaatttattatgataatagtTCAGTCATAAAATTGTCAAATAATCCAGTACTACATAGAAGAACCAAGCACGTTGATGTGAATTATCTTTTTTTATGAGATCTTACAAAGAATGAAATAATTGATCTCATCTATTGCAAAAACGAAAATCAAGTAGCTGGCATGTTTACCTAGTCCCTCAAAATGTCTGCATTTCAGAAACTAAGGGAGCTACTTGGTATTAGAACACTATAGAACAAGTTTGAGGGAAGGCGTCTTTATTAAGCCAATGTTGACCTTATCAGTTTAAGGGAGAGATTGTTGAATTGTTAAATATTTGTCCAATTCGTTAGTTATCTGCCTTGTCAAATAAAATCTGTATTTCATGGTTTATTAGTAACAAAATATTACAGGAAATAATTATctttacatattttttatttaatgataTACATGTCAAATATTATTGCTACTTTATGGTTTTGTGTGTGGGTGTATTTTCCCATAAAAAGCTCAATAAAGAACATATATagcaaaaaacaaaatttttctctttgtttgatttatattttattttttcacttTCTTAATTTTTCTATCATTGCAAATTCTGAACCACTAACCATAGATTTATATGTTcgtttaacttgaagtttaaaaaataaagttcgAACTATTTTTTGTTATACAAAGTATATGTTTaattaacttgaagtttaaaaaattaagtttggACAACTTTTTGTTATAAAATatagaaaatatattgtagatttaaaaaatattaatagtaGATCACTTTTCATGTGAAAGAATGtatagtaaaaaaatattaatagtaTTCGAATTTTTATTTGAAGGGATGCATAATtatatatcaattaaataaacaaataaataaaattaaatttaaaatatattaattattaactaATTGTGGGAAAAAAGTGTATTGTGATGTATCAATCtatcaattaataaaataattttatttaacttgaagtttaaaaatttaagAACATACATTAATcatatataaatcaatcaaattAACAAACATTATATCAACATTATATGATTATGTCCATCTTCTTTCGTCGACAAAATCAcaatacattattattattattattacaaaaaataaagaaCTAAAATTATTTACACCATCAGTGATCTCACAATTAtttcaaatacaataaaacttAAACATTCAAAAGTATTTATTCAAGCTAAATTTATAGATTGAAACCATATGCAAATCAAATATTAGATAATTAACAATATATGGATgagtattatatataaatataaatgagataaccacatatttatatatcaatttatttattaactTAGTCTTTGAAAGAgtgtaataatttttataatgaatttataaacataaaataaGAATTTTGTTTGTAAATTTTGAGACTTCGATTTATTTTTACAACATAAACATGGAGGAAACAAATTTATGTCGGAGAAAGTAAATCTTAAATGCGTGATCAATAGTGTTGATTGTTTGAATGAATATGGTTAGATATGGTGTAGATCATCAAATGCAGGTAAATATGGGAAATTGGAGTATCTTTTCTTTTATTTGATAGTACAATCTGACAGCCCACAACCATAAATTTGATCCGGGAATTCAGTATAgtgaataaaatttattttattttacgattttgagcttaaatttttgtgaaaaacattTCATAATCACATTCATGCAAACTTCCGATTAGCCGTATTTcttgtttttattttcctgAAAAACTCTGAATTTTAAGTAAGAATAATGAGAAATCAACAATAGTGTATTGATAGCATTCTTCTCGatcatttctttctttattttttctgaaaatttgacATCTTATTTCTTATATTACTCAAGCATTAAAAATTAACTGAGAAATCAAAAAcccagaaaaagaaaagaaaaaaaaaaagaatttctGAAATTTGTTTCCAGCTCGGGCAAGAACAAGAATCAGGCCCACAAAGTTGCTGTTAAGAAAAGTTATAATTAGTGGTTTGAAAGTGAAGACAATCAAGGCTGTATCTATCTACCGACGTTATATCTATGCATGTATCTATTATCTTCTGATgcaaaaatgaaagaaaaaataCACAGCATGTATCAAAAATGGCAGCAGCTGCCtttcaaacaaaaataaatactaCTACCAGTGATAGCAAACAAATATGAATATCGTCTGAAAAAGCAAAATCCCGAAGTGATTTCCCAGTTACCTTACATGGATTCCTCTGAACCCTTCTACCCACGagatagtatatatatatatatatatatatatatatatatatatatatatatatatatataagaaaactGTGTTTCCACATGTCTACTAATGGCTTAAGAGAAAGAAGATCTGtcctatcagaatttaaattaCTCTGCTGCCCTTTTTGATGCCAAGAACGAGCGTCTATTCATATCTTCGTCTGTCGTGGATCTCTGCAAGAACAGTTAAAGGTTGAGTTGAATTTGCGTTTCAGTTGTCTGttatggtgagaaatttgaatCAAGGACTTACTATTTTTGTGTCATGAAGAAGTCATGCATAGACTTGGGTACAGAAATTGAGAGCTGAGGATTGTTGTGGATCGACATTTTATCATCCGAATTAGGCCAAGAATCTTTGTCATTGTGTGGGCTTTCGTCGAGAAAATGATGCATGATTTTCTTGGGGTGATCAGAATCAGGCATGAAATTGTAATCTTTAAGGCTCTGCAGATGCTGCTGACCAGTCTGGAAATCAGAAGAATAAGGCTTGTGTTTCATTTGGGACACAGATGAACCCATGGTAAGTGGTGCCAGTTGCCACGTGGAATCATTGTGAGAGATTGGATTTGCCTCTCCGAAAAATGTGTGTTCATTGATATCCCTTTTCACACCATGTCTATTGCTGCTTCTGCACCAAGAATCATCTCAATAACCAAGAAAATGTAATGATTATGCTGTTTACCATGAATATGCTTCAACCACATCAACTGTAAGTTCACACGAACCTATAATCTTTGCCATGTAGAAGAGAATAAGGACTGGAATCCATGAAAAAGCTGGTGGGATTTTCTTGAGAAGCTTGCAAGCCAATGACTGAAGGTCTTGAAGACGGATTCTGAGAAGAGAAATGGTGTGGTTTTTGGGGTGTTGTTGAGTTGATAGGAATAGCATTTGCGGGTGTTGCTGTTTTTGGTGGCGTCGACAGTATTTCCACAGGCTTTCTTGAACGGTTTCTGCCTCTGTGCATGTGTCTTTCACAGTACTTGGAATCAGGATATGCCTCTTTCGAACACCTCCATTTCTTGCCATCTGTTCTTCTGCATCTCCCTGGTTCTGGATCTATTTTCCTCCCAAACCCCACTTGGAATCCATTCCATCCAACTGTAGAAAAACCCACAAGAAATAATCATTGGTTCTACAACAAGCAacattgcaaaaaaaaaaaaaacatgtgctatatatatatatattctgttGTAAGAAATCAAGAACAGAAATAGTACTGTGTTGGGGTTGTTGGAGCAGAAAGTTCGAGGAAAACGAAGAATCCAAGCTTCTTTTGATGGTGAAGAGGAGATCCGGTGGAATAGGCATCCCAGAAACCATGTACTTGAAAACAAGAGCTTGGTGTTCAAGCTCTTGCCACTGGATTGCAGTGAAAGGGTACCTACAACTCCCAACACTAGTCATCATCAAGAAACCAGAAATATCACACCAAAATCTTGAAATCTCTTGCAAGCCCAGATCAAAAATCGAAGTACAGATACTGAAAAACAGTGAGGAGGGTATTTTTTTTTCTGGAATTATTTATTCTTCGTGTTTGGTGTTGAATATAAACGATGctaaagagttagagcccgtgGAGTAAATGCATTTCAGACTGGAAGacttattaatttatttgagggaccattttaaatttttgttgcagaatctttcTGTACACGGATAAAACTAATGGTTCTgaattctgatcacatttcccTGCCAATTTCCCTTAATTTTTCTCGACCCTCTCACACACACTAGACCACGCACGAAAACACACACTTATGACAGTATTCTGAACACAAATTATGACTAGTGCTGCAGAGACAGGTCTGCAGGCATCTGCTGCAACTATGCTGTCTTTATGGCAGCTCCTGTCTCTGACAATAATACGGAAATCCATAAactaaagtttaaaaaaaaaacaagggaACTATTCTTATTctgtttaatttattattgatattgtttgatgataagaaaatattattaatttattatattattatagttGCTGTCTGAATTTTTCAGCAGTGGTTGATCATGAATAGATCGTACGGTTTCGATAGCTTTTACTGACAAATGAGGGATGGATGGCTGTATCCGCTAAAACTTTTACTTTTTCATCTAGCTCTGTTACTTTTTACCAGTGGAAGCTGTTACCCTCCACTTGCTTGCCTTGTTTCATCTTTCTTGATTGGGGGATACTGTCACTTTATTTATGTAGTTTTGAAAGTTTTGAATTCTTTCTCCATTTTTTTGTTTtggaatatttgaaaatttattttggaaaaatcttttttttaaataataataataataataataataataataataataataataataataataataatagtgcTATTGGACAAACGTGGCGTTCGTGTGAAGTTGGTTTTTTTTAGCAATTAATTTTGgatttaagttaatttttatatataatcataagttgttatatttaaaaaatgtgATTATTCTGTCGTAAAGGAAAAATCGATACTCTCCGACTGTTGATACAAACTACGACAGAATAATcacattttttaaatataacaatttatgattatatataaaaattaacttaaatcCAAAATTAATTGCTCaaccaaaagaaaaaaaaaaaccaccTTCATACGAACATGTTCAAGATTAATAGAACTTTAGACTTCATGTttttaaaaatcatgcataaactcCATGAAAAAAGGTAAATGTTTCTTATTTTGTATAATTCGGTGATAGGAGGAAATCACTCGCTGTCTAAGTGGCGCATATacgattttttaaattaaatatctaATTCTATTTGTTCATCTTTAAATTGATAAAAGACCTATTTTTCTCAACTCTAAAGAAACGGTCGAACTACAAATAATACGAAAAACGGTGCAATTGTTCTTTTGATTGCTATTTACTAAAATATGCAAATTcaaaaagataaataaataaagaagtGTAAACGACTGAACTCGTGGAAGTTCGAAAGCAAAATCATTCTACATCTTTTTTCTTCCATTTAAAAAGaaattcactagaagactttgttTTACAAATCATTTGCAACAACTCGCTTCAATCTTAagtttgagtaggtctcatgtgagaccgtctcacggattacaatccgtgagacgggtcaaccctacccatattcacaataaaaagtaatacccttagcataaaaagtaatactttttcatggattatccaaataaagatccgtctcacaaaatacgacccgtgagaccgtctcacacaagtttttgtccttaAGTTTTATCCACTTCATAAGTTGAAACTCCTAGTATCTCTTACAACGTTGAGACCTTTAGTCATACAACCAAAACACTAAAAAGATAATAAAAAAGAATGAATCATAAGATTCAAAATGTTTGCTAGTCTTCGAACTGTTTCTGGTAGCAAACGATCGAGTGTTATCTTTAAACTCTGAAAAATCCTTGTAAATCTGATAATATATTGAAAAGAGAGATGTTGAACAGTGTGAAGTATATATGAGAAATGTGCTCAGAAATATTTGAGTATACAATCTTTTGAATTTTTGCTTCAAAtgcgtttttttttttggttgaatTCTTGCTTGCATTATCTATATATAGTACTTGAGTTTTTTTCCGGTTCAACGACTCTTTGTACTATAGCCCGACAATATGGACACATTGTTGTCACATACTGCAGCTTTCATTAAATTATCTTTATTGTCTTTCCTGCTTTTGCGCCTTTAAAATCCACATAAATGATGTGAGACCGCATATTGGTGTAATGTTTGCTGTCATATGAGAGTTGGTAGGATAtgtgcaaattttttttaatttaagcttattTTCTGATCTGTTGACTTGTACAAGTATCCTTAAATATGTCCATCTGTAAATTGCTTCAATATATCTCTGATCAGTCCGATCGGATAACAGATTTGTCTTTTTCTACTTTTGGATAATCAATGAAGCAATTGAGTAGCTTTACTGAAACCGGTAGACAAATTTAGTAGCTTGCGACTGTTAACCCAACTATTGAATTCGATTGAAAATTTGCGTCTTTGGCATATCGGTCGAATACCTGTAAATGCAAGTAAAATGATAGTTTGTTCTAATACAatgaattattgttttttttttatcatcaaaACTAAGTGATCTAACAATTTATAATATAATGATAAAATGTGtaggattttttttaaaaaaaaaatgatgtattagcctattaatatttttatagaattttatgttttttttatactTTTCACAAGGAGGTCTGATGCAATTAACCCAAGTAATTTGTATAGAAATAGGTTATTATGCTATTTTTTATTAAGTGGAAAAAAAATTCATagtaaaaaaaatctaaattgaTTGGAGAAAATTGATGTCACAAAGTCGGATCAATAAAAATCTAATCGTAAATATAGTACATATAAtggagaaaataaaaatatgtacaTGAATTTGGATTTGTAGaaacataaattttattatgatgATAAAATTGTACAAACTCTTATCATATAATCGATATTTTGataatgtttaaaataataaaatatgctAAATTTTGTTGAAAtatgaaatataattaataaaaattggattaaaataataatttcaaaaaaatgaaagtaaattatatttttttaatacagGAAAACAATCACATTTAATTGATGCTTTGCTGCTTGGGTTCAAGATTTACTCGTCTCTTTATTGATACTATAGTTTAATTATCaatttcaaca from Primulina eburnea isolate SZY01 chromosome 17, ASM2296580v1, whole genome shotgun sequence carries:
- the LOC140817779 gene encoding growth-regulating factor 1-like isoform X1: MMTSVGSCRYPFTAIQWQELEHQALVFKYMVSGMPIPPDLLFTIKRSLDSSFSSNFLLQQPQHIGWNGFQVGFGRKIDPEPGRCRRTDGKKWRCSKEAYPDSKYCERHMHRGRNRSRKPVEILSTPPKTATPANAIPINSTTPQKPHHFSSQNPSSRPSVIGLQASQENPTSFFMDSSPYSLLHGKDYRSSNRHGVKRDINEHTFFGEANPISHNDSTWQLAPLTMGSSVSQMKHKPYSSDFQTGQQHLQSLKDYNFMPDSDHPKKIMHHFLDESPHNDKDSWPNSDDKMSIHNNPQLSISVPKSMHDFFMTQK
- the LOC140817779 gene encoding growth-regulating factor 1-like isoform X2, with the translated sequence MMTSVGSCRYPFTAIQWQELEHQALVFKYMVSGMPIPPDLLFTIKRSLDSSFSSNFLLQQPQHIGWNGFQVGFGRKIDPEPGRCRRTDGKKWRCSKEAYPDSKYCERHMHRGRNRSRKPVEILSTPPKTATPANAIPINSTTPQKPHHFSSQNPSSRPSVIGLQASQENPTSFFMDSSPYSLLHGKDYRSSNRHGVKRDINEHTFFGEANPISHNDSTWQLAPLTMGSSVSQMKHKPYSSDFQTGQQHLQSLKDYNFMPDSDHPKKIMHHFLDESPHNDKDSWPNSDDKMSIHNNPQLSISVPKSMHDFFMTQK